CGTGCCTCCAGTGAGCAAACCGACTTGGTTGAAAAATATAACGCCGAGTGAAACCAGTGCACTACCTAAGATCAGTGCCAGTAAGTTTTCGCGAAGGTTGTGATCTTTATCCATATGATGACTCTCCCTGAATCTTTTAACATCGCGTTTCAGTCATGTTGAAACGATTTGCGTCCAAATTTACGATATTTAACAGATAAGTCGAGTTAGAGACCAATGTTACTTAATGATTACTTTGTATATTAGTTTTTACATCATTGTTAAACACTCAAATAAAGCAATAAGTTACATTGAAAAATCTATGTATTCATTCTAAGTTACAAGGTTCAATCGTTTAACAAACGACCTTCAAGTTTCTCTACTTATTAGTCATGTTTATATCAACGCTAACAAAGCATAAATTCACACATAAACTTCACTGAATAATAAGACTATTCCTGCTATTTTACTTTATAGTATCCGCTCACTTCTTTAAAACTAATCCGCAGGCTTATGGAATACCTAGATCAGACCGCCCTTATTGCGATGGCACTCATTTTTGTCGGCTCGTTTGTACAAACAGCAATCGGCTTTGGCTTAGCTATTGTGGCTGCCCCGTTGTTGTTTTTGGTTTCGCCTGACTATGTACCCGCGCCTATCTGTCTCGTCGGCCTGTTCATTTCTATATTCAATGCGTTTAAGCACCGAGCAAACATTTCTATTGGCGGATTAAAAATCGCACTGCTTGGCCGTATTCCGGGCTCTATAGCTGGCGGGGCTTTGTTGGTGATGGTTTCAACGAGCGTTCTGTCTCTGTGGTTAGGCTTATTGGTGGTATTTGCGGTGATTGTCAGCTTACTGCCGTTTAGATTAGAGCCGACCCCTGCCAAGATGGGCATCGCGGGATTCTTCTCAGGATTCTTTGGCACTAGCTCAGGCATTGGTGGTCCACCAATGGCGTTGCTACTTCAACACCAAGATGCCAATCAACTTCGTGGTAACCTTTCTGCATTTTTCGTGTTTAGTTCTATCATTTCATTGCTGGTACAGATCCCAATTGGCTTCTTCACGATGCACCATTTGATCATCACAATCCCGTTGCTTCCTGCAGCTTGGTTGGGTTATAAAGTGGCGTTAATGACCACGCAAAGCATTCCTAAAGAGAAGATACGTATCGGTTCTTTATTGCTATGTTCTATCAGCGGCTTTACTGCCATTTGGCAAGGCTTAGCTGGCTAGCTCGAAGCAGAAACATCGACAAAGAAACAAACACACAGCTCCAATACCGAACGATTAAAAGGACGCTCTATGACATACGACGAGTTCAATGCATTTTGTGAATCAAAAGCTGCCACCAGCTATGTGATGCAGTGGAATAACTCTCACGTTTGGAAAGTGGGAGGTAAGGTGTTTGCGATTGGAGGTTGGGGCCCGAACGATGAGCCTGCATTTATCTTCAAAACGTCCGACCAAAACTTCGACTTTTTGAAAGAAGAGCCCGGTTATAAACCTGCGCCCTACTTTGCTTCGCGTGGTATGAAATGGATTCAGTTGTTTGAAAGCACACCAGAAAGAGATGAGGAGCTGAGATACTACCTCACTGAATCACACCGAATTGTCTCTTTAGGCCTAACCAAAAAGAAACAAGCAGAACTCGGTCTCAATCAATAAAGAGACTGCCAGCTTGTAATCGGTTATCTAACACTATGTTAGCGCTTTAAAATTCAGAAAGATCCTAGAAATTTGAGCGGATCTTAAAAGCTTAAGTCGCTCTTAAAAACTTAGGCAGTAAAGGTTCTATTTTTTGCGTTGGTACCAGTGGCACCAATAGGTAGATTAAACCCGCAAAAGCGATAGATGCAACCAAGTCTTCAGGACGATGCATACCAAGCCAAACACGACTATAAGCAACGCCACCAGCCCAAACCAGCAAACCACCCACTAGGTAAAAGCGCTTCGCTTCCAAGAACAAACCACCAAAGAACGCTAAACACACACCAACGAAAATCATGTGTCCTGAAGGGAAAGAATAGTCTGTTTCGCCAAGCCAATGACGTGCTCGCCACTCGCTGACCCTATCTTGCACAGACTCTATTGCCGCGTTTTTTTCTGCCGATGGTAACTCATAAAACAGCTCTGGCATTTCAACCACTTCCTGTGTAACCAAATACTCAGAATAAGGACGCGGGCTCTCTGTTGAATGCTTTAAGAAAGTCTTCGCTGCAAAGCTAAGCACCAATAAAATGCCTAACTGCAGATAAAGGCTGACTAGCTTAGCTTTGGAAAATTTCATCGTGAGCAAAACTAAAGACAAAACAGCGAGCGTTACCAAGAATCCTTGATTACCTGCTGAATACGTCACGAACGTCATGAAGGCACCATAGAAAGGCAAAACCGCACTTCCAAGATCGAAATCAGATCCAAAGATCAAAAAGGGTACTAGGGAATACAAACTTAGAACGAGCAGTAATAAGCCTTTGGATTTGTTAGAGAACAGAGAAGTCATGAATAAAATCTTTTGGATAAGGTGGTCGGATGCTATCGCAGCTTAGCATCGCCAATATCAATTTTATGTCAATGATAATCGCCAGACAGCCATTGATATTCACAGTTGGATTAGAGTAATTAGAAACATCACAACGCTACGTTAAACCGAGTTATGTCATATTCCGTCGATTAAGTAAGCACTTATCAAGTTCATAGGGCTGAATCTAAAAAACTTTGCTGCCAGTCCTTTAAATCCATTATTGAAAGGATTAACATCTGGTCTGCTGTCAAAGCAAAACAAATTATTAATTTTTATTCTCAGGGCGGGGCGAAATTCCCCACCGGCGGTATGTCCTTAGCAAAATCTAAAGATAAGCCCGCGAGCGCTCGATTCGTCGAGGTCAGCAGATCTGGTGAGATGCCAGAGCCGACGGTTATAGTCCGGATGAGAGAGAATGAAAGCACACTCGTTTAAGTTGGAAAGGCGCATCTATTTGTTGAGTTGATGCCTCCAACTCAGACGAGTGCATTTCGTTTTGGATAAACCATAATGAGCTAATGCCAATCGTATTTGGATTGGTATAAGTCTACTTGTAATGAGTTGGCTTTGTTATGCTCGTCGGTTGAGATCCCTCATACAGCCCTGATTCTGGTGATATTTTAGGAGTTTAACCATGAATCAGTCTTCACTACTTGCCGAATTTGGCGAACCAATCACTCGAGTTGAAAACGCACTGCAAGCCCTACGCGAAGGTCGTGGCGTACTTTTACTTGACGATGAAGATCGCGAGAACGAAGGCGACATCATCTACTCAGTAGAACACTTAACCAATGCTCAAATGGCACTTATGATCCGCGAATGCAGCGGCATCGTGTGCCTGTGTCTAACTGACGAGCAAGCAAACCAACTTGAACTTCCACCTATGGTTGTAGATAACAACAGTGCAAACCAAACTGCGTTTACGGTGACTATCGAAGCAAAAGTGGGGGTAACAACCGGAGTTTCAGCCGCTGACCGCGTAACAACGATCAAAACAGCTGCTAACCCAACAGCTAAGCCTACTGACCTAGCTCGCCCTGGCCACGTATTCCCACTGCGCGCTCGCAAAGGTGGTGTACTTGCTCGCCGCGGCCATACAGAAGGTACTGTGGACCTAATGCAAATGGCTGGTCTTCAATCAGCAGGCGTACTGTGTGAAGTAACCAACCCAGACGGCACAATGGCAAAAGCGCCAGAGATCGTTGCTTTCGGTAAACTGCACAACATGCCAGTACTGACCATTGAAGATATGGTGATGTACCGCACTGAGTTCGATCTTAAGCTTGCATAACGTTTAGCCCTCAATGCTAAACACTTAGCATTGAGGGCTAAACACTTAGCATTTAAGCTAATACACTGCGAAATGAACATTGAAAGGCCTCACTCTTACTGCTTTTTATAATTAAAAGCATATAAGGGGTGAGGCCTTTTTAATTTCTGCTGCTTGAAACGAGCCAGAAATAGATCGCCAAAGTGCCTCTAGTTATCAAAACCTTCCCAGCCTAATCACTAGAAAAGCGTAACCTCTCAAAAAATCCTGCAAAATATGAGAAACATTCACTCGAATGGTGAAGCCATGCACCATGATTGATCATCCATAATCAGACTAAAAGCATAACCCAATGAAATATAACACTTATTTATTTTGGCACGGTGTCTGCACTACCACTAAGTAGGTATACAAATATTAGGAGTTGAATATGTTTGTAGTTATTTCAGTGGGTTTATCCCTATTAGTACTTGCAGCCCTGTTTCATTTCTCAAGGAAGAGACAAACAGCGCTATCACACAGGTTTGAAACCTTAGTTCTGCTTAGAGAGTTATTGTTGTTATCACGCAAACACCGCGCGGCAACGCATTACGCTCTGGCGCATAAACTGTCTAGCGACTCGATTCGCAAAGTGAACGAGATTTACGACAACATACTTGAGGTATCTGAACTGCTTCAATCTCATGTGTCATTTGATAGCCGTCCTATGTACCGCATTTATCACCTCAAACTCATCGCCATGCACAGTGACTGGCAAAACCGAACCTTGGTACGTAACCAATCGATTCATGGCAAAACGATACGTCACAGCATGTTCTTGATGGATGAAGTGATGATCATTTGGCTGATTCAGTCTGAACGCGAAGACATGAGCCGTGAGTACCACATGAATTGGCAACAGATCTTGGATTGCATGGAGATCTTGACCAAGTTACGAATGTGCATACCTGATATGGAAAAGCCTGAAGAGTATGCGAGATTCAAATTCTATGCTTCTCAGACACACCGTAAACTCAACCAATTATCAATGATTTGCCCTATTAGCAGCGGTTCACCGGTTTGCACACGAGCGATGCATGCACTTACAGAGATCGCATCGAGCAACGAAGCGACCCAACCGGCAGATAGCATGTACGAATTAACCAGTGATATCTCTAGCGTCGTGTCGCAAGTCTACGACCAAGTATTATCCGACATTACGAGAAGCTTGTATCAGCCTTTACCAGACATCAACGAAAAGGTGATAAATACTCGATTATCCGTACATCATTACATGTAAAGACTTCGTGAGAGGAGAGCGTGCTGGAACTCTGAATTATTGAGTTCAAATCCGATATCACCATTGATATCGGATTTTTGTATTTATGGGCTTCAAAATTTCTATCGCTATGTATCATTGCCTATGAAGTTTCAAACATCCCCAGATTTGATATCGTTAGCCCAAGCTTGTGCTGCAAAATCAATGAACTGGCGAACAACTGGAAGCTGATAACTGCGAGACAGATACACCGCCCAAAGCACGCTGCTTGGCGAAACAAAATCACCCAATATGCGTATCAGTTTGCCATTCGCAATCAGTGGGTTGGCTAAGTCACAAGGTAAACGAACTACCCCTTTCCCGTGCTGTGCCGCGCGAGTTAGCACTCCAACATCGTTGGCCTTGATGGTGCCAGACACCTCAACCGAATAGTGCTGATTATCCTTAACGAAATCCCACTTCGAGACATTCAGATGACGAAAGCAATTGTGTTGTCGAAGCGCTTCGACCGTTTCAGGTTCACCATGTTGGTCCAAGTAGGCTTGCGAGGCGCACACCACTGAATCAATTACCATTAGCTTTCGTGCAATCAAACTATCGTCAGGTTGGTCCGTATAGCGAAGTGCAATATCTATCCTTTCATCCACCAGCTGAGTAAAACGGTCTGAAGCAAACAATTCGACCGTGATATTAGGGTGGCGCTCAGTGAACTGTTCAACCACATCCAGCAGCATGTATTGAGTCAAACCAATGGGTGCAGCAATTCGAATGGTTCCTGAAAGATCATCGGTTTGATTGAGTGAAGTAACTTCTAGCTCAGCGGTTTCATGGAGGATTTTCTCACAGCGCTGTAAGGCGATTTCCCCTGCCGCCGTTAAGCTCACCTTTCGAGTCGTCCTATGTAATAGCCTCTGCTTCAACCACCCTTCTATCTCTTGAACATGACGCGAAACCTGCAACCGACTCATATCCAAATGCTCAGCTGCTTGAGTGAAGCTGGCACAATTCGCAACTTCGACAAAGCTACGCATTGCCGTCAACCTATCCATCACGCTCTCCTTGAACTGTTTAGCTGCTAATCGAATCTTATTAGATCAATATATAGATACAATCTACATCATTTTGCGATATTTATCGCAATCTAGTGAGCTATTAGACTGCAATGGCTGTCGAGAAAACGACTCAATAAATTAGATAATTGGAGAGACATTATGAAAATTGCAGTATTAGGCGCATCAGGTTGGATTGGTAGTCACATCGCTCAAGAGGCTCAATCTCGTGGTCACGACGTAGTTGCAGTTGTAAGAGATGCAAGCCGCGTAGAAAACAATGACATTGAAGTTCGTTCATTTGATTTACAAGACGAAACTGCAAATCTAGCAAACGCACTAGCCGGCGTTGATGCAGTCATTACTTCGATTGGCGGACGTGCTCTGGGTAATCACGACATCGTAAAAAACACTGCGACTAAATTGCTGGCAACATTACCGAGCATCGGTATCGAGCGCTTACTTTGGGTTGGCGGTGCCGGCTCATTAGAAGTGGCGCCAAACGTACCGCTAGTGACCGTTCCGGACTTCCCTGCGGATTACAAAAATGAAGCGCTAGCACAGGGTGAAGCTCTTGAAGTGTTCAAGCAATCGAACAGCGAAGTTAACTGGACTTTTGTTAGCCCTGCAGCAGAAATATTCCCGGGCGAGAAACTATCAACCTACCGTACTGGTGGCGACCAACTACTCACCGACGAAGATGGCAACAGCAAAATTTCAGTGAGCGATTACGCTATCGCGATGATTGATGAGCTCGAAGCTGGCAAGTTCCCACGTCAGCGTATTGGTGTCGCTTACTAGTCAACTCATATATAAAAACTAAAAAAAGCCGCTTGTTCAAAACAGTGCGGCTTTCTCATCTTTATATTGAGCATTCCTTTAATCCAATGGCAGGTGACCTGTTTTCACTAGGATGACGGTTTCTTCTTCCACATAAGGGAAATGCTCGCTCATATGCGGGCTGCGCATCCATGTGTGTTTTGGATACTCGCCATGTTCATCTTTAAAGGAGCCAGACAACACAAAGATCTCTTCACCACCAAAGTGACGATGCGGCTGAAAACGTTCGCCAACGGGCCATTTCACCAAGGCAACATTTTCGTGTTCAAAACCATGCAGTGGCATCACTTGTAAACCACCAATACCCGGAAGCCATTCCGTTTCTAAAGTATTGATACGAACTTGAGTTAAGTCTCTCGCATCAAACTGGTTGAGCTTCACCAAGATCGTGCAGCCATTTTTGCTTGATGGAGAATGCGCACTGCCCGGGGGATTACGGATATAAGTGCCGGCAGGGAAATCTCCAGTTTCATCAGAGAACACGCCATCTAATACGAAGATCTCTTCGCCTTGTGGGTGTGGGTGCTCAGAAAACGAAGATTCAGGATCGTACTTCACCACACTGGTTGTGTGACCTGATTCTTTC
This genomic window from Vibrio toranzoniae contains:
- a CDS encoding sulfite exporter TauE/SafE family protein, with protein sequence MEYLDQTALIAMALIFVGSFVQTAIGFGLAIVAAPLLFLVSPDYVPAPICLVGLFISIFNAFKHRANISIGGLKIALLGRIPGSIAGGALLVMVSTSVLSLWLGLLVVFAVIVSLLPFRLEPTPAKMGIAGFFSGFFGTSSGIGGPPMALLLQHQDANQLRGNLSAFFVFSSIISLLVQIPIGFFTMHHLIITIPLLPAAWLGYKVALMTTQSIPKEKIRIGSLLLCSISGFTAIWQGLAG
- a CDS encoding MmcQ/YjbR family DNA-binding protein; translated protein: MTYDEFNAFCESKAATSYVMQWNNSHVWKVGGKVFAIGGWGPNDEPAFIFKTSDQNFDFLKEEPGYKPAPYFASRGMKWIQLFESTPERDEELRYYLTESHRIVSLGLTKKKQAELGLNQ
- a CDS encoding phosphatase PAP2 family protein; the protein is MTSLFSNKSKGLLLLVLSLYSLVPFLIFGSDFDLGSAVLPFYGAFMTFVTYSAGNQGFLVTLAVLSLVLLTMKFSKAKLVSLYLQLGILLVLSFAAKTFLKHSTESPRPYSEYLVTQEVVEMPELFYELPSAEKNAAIESVQDRVSEWRARHWLGETDYSFPSGHMIFVGVCLAFFGGLFLEAKRFYLVGGLLVWAGGVAYSRVWLGMHRPEDLVASIAFAGLIYLLVPLVPTQKIEPLLPKFLRAT
- the ribB gene encoding 3,4-dihydroxy-2-butanone-4-phosphate synthase; translated protein: MNQSSLLAEFGEPITRVENALQALREGRGVLLLDDEDRENEGDIIYSVEHLTNAQMALMIRECSGIVCLCLTDEQANQLELPPMVVDNNSANQTAFTVTIEAKVGVTTGVSAADRVTTIKTAANPTAKPTDLARPGHVFPLRARKGGVLARRGHTEGTVDLMQMAGLQSAGVLCEVTNPDGTMAKAPEIVAFGKLHNMPVLTIEDMVMYRTEFDLKLA
- a CDS encoding LysR family transcriptional regulator; translation: MDRLTAMRSFVEVANCASFTQAAEHLDMSRLQVSRHVQEIEGWLKQRLLHRTTRKVSLTAAGEIALQRCEKILHETAELEVTSLNQTDDLSGTIRIAAPIGLTQYMLLDVVEQFTERHPNITVELFASDRFTQLVDERIDIALRYTDQPDDSLIARKLMVIDSVVCASQAYLDQHGEPETVEALRQHNCFRHLNVSKWDFVKDNQHYSVEVSGTIKANDVGVLTRAAQHGKGVVRLPCDLANPLIANGKLIRILGDFVSPSSVLWAVYLSRSYQLPVVRQFIDFAAQAWANDIKSGDV
- a CDS encoding NAD(P)-dependent oxidoreductase, which gives rise to MKIAVLGASGWIGSHIAQEAQSRGHDVVAVVRDASRVENNDIEVRSFDLQDETANLANALAGVDAVITSIGGRALGNHDIVKNTATKLLATLPSIGIERLLWVGGAGSLEVAPNVPLVTVPDFPADYKNEALAQGEALEVFKQSNSEVNWTFVSPAAEIFPGEKLSTYRTGGDQLLTDEDGNSKISVSDYAIAMIDELEAGKFPRQRIGVAY
- a CDS encoding cupin domain-containing protein; translation: MFNMDFSKRLVIETESLDWIASHAKGVWRKPLEREEKESGHTTSVVKYDPESSFSEHPHPQGEEIFVLDGVFSDETGDFPAGTYIRNPPGSAHSPSSKNGCTILVKLNQFDARDLTQVRINTLETEWLPGIGGLQVMPLHGFEHENVALVKWPVGERFQPHRHFGGEEIFVLSGSFKDEHGEYPKHTWMRSPHMSEHFPYVEEETVILVKTGHLPLD